In Corynebacterium aquatimens, one genomic interval encodes:
- a CDS encoding VOC family protein, with amino-acid sequence MPAFAAQPGMPYWIDLVTSEARKSSYFYSKLLGWDIDAGDYRVARLQGLPVAGMVSAEAMGDAWVTYFFSADISADAEKVAELGGRVVAEPTEVSLGTMALCADVAGGWFGLFQPAGEDAFVAAGEPGTPVWHEYTSTSDVAAVIDFYGDLFGWEIVENNGYYLVMADGAAFAGIWDAQDQIPADVPSFWQTYLGVANIAEARSRISEFGGEVLRGPENSPFGLLLTAVDSTGAVVTLCEVDEPVDEDALSEADSILDFM; translated from the coding sequence ATGCCAGCCTTTGCAGCGCAACCGGGAATGCCGTACTGGATTGACTTGGTCACTTCGGAAGCGCGCAAGTCATCCTATTTCTATTCCAAGCTGCTGGGGTGGGACATTGATGCCGGCGATTACCGGGTAGCGCGGCTCCAGGGTCTGCCGGTGGCAGGAATGGTCAGCGCGGAAGCCATGGGGGACGCGTGGGTGACGTACTTTTTCAGTGCGGACATCTCAGCCGACGCAGAAAAGGTGGCTGAGCTCGGTGGGCGGGTTGTCGCGGAGCCGACCGAGGTGTCGTTGGGAACCATGGCGCTGTGCGCGGACGTGGCCGGCGGGTGGTTCGGGCTGTTCCAGCCGGCGGGTGAAGACGCATTCGTCGCCGCGGGGGAGCCAGGGACACCTGTGTGGCATGAATACACCTCGACGAGTGACGTGGCTGCCGTGATTGACTTTTACGGTGACCTCTTCGGGTGGGAGATCGTAGAGAACAACGGCTACTACCTGGTCATGGCAGACGGGGCTGCCTTCGCTGGAATCTGGGATGCACAGGATCAGATCCCGGCGGATGTGCCCAGCTTCTGGCAGACCTATCTGGGCGTGGCCAACATCGCCGAGGCTCGGTCGCGGATCAGCGAGTTCGGCGGCGAGGTACTGCGCGGGCCGGAGAACTCCCCGTTCGGGCTGTTGCTAACGGCAGTGGACTCGACGGGTGCCGTCGTCACGTTGTGCGAAGTCGATGAGCCGGTGGACGAGGACGCCCTGAGCGAAGCCGATTCGATCCTGGACTTTATGTAG
- a CDS encoding LysE family translocator has product MTFSSFCALLGIWLVGIVSPGPDVLQITRQGAKSRAAGVACALGIMVGNTFWIAASLLGLSALIQAFPQILAVLQLVGGSYLLYMGIGAVRAGCAARGKSGLRVEAAGGSSSSKAFWVGVATNLSNPKAVLFFGAVFAQFIKPGMGWEWMVAILVTMVITGVAWFVGFALLIDVIAGFLDRWGYLVDIVAGVIFAVLAVWMIFEGATALLSGV; this is encoded by the coding sequence GTGACCTTTTCGAGTTTCTGTGCATTACTGGGCATCTGGCTAGTCGGCATCGTGAGCCCCGGGCCCGATGTGCTGCAGATAACCAGGCAGGGGGCGAAGTCCCGGGCGGCGGGCGTGGCGTGCGCGCTGGGCATCATGGTTGGCAACACGTTTTGGATTGCGGCGTCGCTTCTGGGGCTCAGCGCCTTAATCCAGGCGTTCCCGCAGATCCTGGCCGTGCTGCAGCTCGTTGGTGGCTCGTACCTGCTGTACATGGGTATCGGCGCGGTTCGTGCGGGGTGCGCGGCCCGCGGGAAGAGCGGGCTGCGGGTGGAGGCGGCTGGGGGGTCGTCGTCAAGCAAAGCGTTTTGGGTGGGCGTGGCCACCAACCTCTCGAACCCCAAGGCCGTGCTGTTTTTTGGGGCGGTGTTCGCGCAGTTCATCAAACCCGGGATGGGTTGGGAATGGATGGTGGCAATTCTGGTCACCATGGTGATCACCGGCGTGGCATGGTTCGTCGGCTTTGCTCTGCTCATCGACGTGATTGCCGGGTTCTTGGATCGGTGGGGTTACCTCGTGGACATTGTCGCGGGTGTCATCTTTGCGGTGCTAGCGGTGTGGATGATTTTTGAGGGTGCGACGGCGCTTCTAAGTGGGGTATAA
- a CDS encoding SDR family oxidoreductase yields the protein MVEKKVAVVTGGSAGIGEAAARALASDGWLVYVAARRKERCDAVAAEIGGIGVELDVTDQGSVDKLAAQLDRVDLLVNNAGGAKGLDLLREANLDDWEWMYQTNVVGTVRMMKALYPQLVAAEGLVINVGSVAGWDAYVGGSGYNAAKFGLRALTRAFRREEVDQPIRITEIDPGRVKTDFALNRFEGDKQRAAAVYEGKLNLTAEDIAEAIRWVASLPAHMNIDTMSIMPRDQAER from the coding sequence ATGGTGGAAAAGAAAGTAGCAGTAGTCACCGGCGGATCAGCAGGAATCGGGGAGGCGGCTGCCCGTGCGCTCGCCTCTGATGGGTGGTTGGTGTACGTGGCGGCTCGTCGGAAAGAGCGCTGCGATGCCGTTGCCGCCGAGATCGGCGGGATTGGCGTTGAGTTGGATGTTACGGACCAGGGGTCCGTCGATAAGCTAGCTGCGCAGCTTGACCGCGTGGACCTGCTGGTCAACAACGCGGGCGGGGCGAAGGGGCTTGATTTGCTGCGCGAGGCGAATTTGGACGATTGGGAGTGGATGTACCAGACCAACGTCGTGGGCACCGTAAGGATGATGAAAGCGCTGTACCCGCAGCTCGTGGCGGCAGAAGGTCTGGTCATTAACGTCGGGTCCGTCGCCGGCTGGGACGCGTACGTCGGGGGCAGCGGCTACAACGCCGCGAAGTTCGGTCTACGCGCGCTCACGCGTGCTTTTCGACGAGAGGAAGTGGACCAGCCGATCCGCATTACCGAAATTGACCCGGGCCGCGTGAAAACGGACTTTGCGCTGAACCGTTTTGAAGGTGATAAGCAGCGTGCCGCCGCCGTGTACGAGGGGAAACTGAACCTCACGGCCGAGGACATCGCTGAAGCGATCCGCTGGGTGGCGTCGTTGCCTGCACACATGAACATCGACACGATGAGCATTATGCCGAGGGATCAGGCGGAGCGCTAA
- a CDS encoding alpha/beta hydrolase: protein MPEPAEPSEPLPIGEAEAEFTVGGVKRTLSPADQLNQLVSYMDATYPRPDVTAPWRGGAGDRAEADLYLAHLPDRITHAAMLMLGSALDHTMPGVAYSDGITVEELPDLAATLFTPSEPTGRWAISLHPGGWWRGAGIARQMRWQPEVAAAAQLSGTTIVDLDYPLAPEHTVADMVAHVRRALDVVRSHNPQSVTIWGASSGGTLATLLSNDVDALVLTYPSLNEFGRLPDDIRAGAEIPPAESWPRTLVQIALYDDRVARPDLPASVRVVDYHSTHTIATPEESRRRIRDVADFLST, encoded by the coding sequence ATCCCCGAACCTGCTGAGCCGAGCGAGCCGCTGCCTATCGGTGAGGCGGAAGCCGAGTTCACGGTCGGGGGCGTAAAGCGCACCCTTTCCCCCGCTGACCAGCTGAATCAGCTCGTGTCCTACATGGACGCGACTTACCCGCGCCCAGACGTCACCGCACCGTGGCGCGGCGGCGCCGGCGATCGTGCGGAAGCAGATCTCTACTTGGCTCACCTGCCTGACCGCATCACCCACGCGGCGATGCTGATGCTCGGCTCGGCTCTAGACCACACGATGCCTGGCGTGGCCTACTCCGACGGGATCACGGTGGAGGAACTGCCCGATCTCGCAGCCACGCTGTTCACCCCGTCCGAGCCCACCGGCCGATGGGCCATTTCGCTGCACCCGGGCGGCTGGTGGCGCGGTGCGGGCATCGCGCGCCAGATGCGCTGGCAGCCGGAGGTCGCCGCCGCGGCGCAGCTGTCCGGCACCACCATCGTCGACCTGGATTACCCGCTTGCCCCCGAGCACACGGTCGCGGACATGGTTGCCCACGTCCGTCGGGCGCTCGACGTTGTGCGCAGCCACAACCCTCAGTCCGTCACCATCTGGGGCGCAAGCTCGGGCGGAACGCTGGCCACGCTCCTTTCCAACGACGTGGACGCCCTCGTACTCACCTACCCGTCGCTCAACGAGTTCGGGCGCCTTCCAGACGACATCCGCGCCGGCGCAGAAATCCCGCCGGCGGAGTCATGGCCGCGCACGCTCGTGCAGATCGCGCTTTACGACGACAGGGTCGCCCGCCCCGATCTTCCCGCCAGCGTGCGGGTGGTGGACTACCACTCCACCCACACCATCGCCACCCCCGAGGAATCCCGTCGCCGCATCCGCGACGTCGCCGATTTTCTGTCTACATAA
- a CDS encoding RNA-binding S4 domain-containing protein — protein MAPMEIEISGSSIKLGQFLKLANIVETGGHAKEVIADGEVTVNGEVVTARGHMLHDGDVVSVSGIKAVVATGSGDYFDERTADDDFDPEKWRNL, from the coding sequence GTGGCACCAATGGAGATTGAAATTTCAGGCAGCAGCATCAAGCTGGGGCAATTCCTCAAGCTTGCCAACATCGTGGAGACCGGAGGGCACGCGAAAGAGGTGATCGCCGACGGGGAGGTCACCGTCAATGGCGAGGTAGTCACTGCGCGTGGGCACATGCTTCACGACGGCGATGTGGTGAGCGTGAGCGGAATCAAAGCGGTTGTTGCCACTGGTAGTGGTGATTATTTTGATGAGCGCACTGCCGATGATGATTTTGACCCTGAAAAGTGGAGGAACCTTTAA